The Actinopolymorpha sp. NPDC004070 genome includes the window TGGGCATCTACGACACGATGCAGTTCGTGCTGCCCGACGTGTCCACGATGTGCCTGGGCCAGGCGAGCTCGGCCGCGACCGTGCTGTTGGCAGGTGGTGCGCCCGGCAAGCGGCTCGCCCTGCGCCACTCCCGTATCGCCCTGCACCAGCCCGCGACCAGAGGGCAGGGTGCGCTGTCCGACCTGCAGTTGCAGGCCGCTGAGGTGGCCCGCGTCCGCACGCTCATGCTGGAGGTGCTCAACCGGCACACCGGCCGCAGCATGGAGGCGCTGCGGGCCGACACCGACCGGGAACGTGTCTTCGACGCCGAGGAGGCGATGGCGTACGGGCTGATCGACGAGGTTCTCGTTCACCGGAGTGATGATCCCGACCTGTCGTGAGCGCTGACGGCTCACGACTCAGCGTCAAGTCACTGTTGACGCGGGGCCACGGCCCCGTCGCTCACCGGACGCGGAGAGGGCGGGGCCGCGCCGCGGCCGGGGCGAAGTGCGGGTAGCAGCGGGTACGGCTACGGTCGGAGTGGTGGGGCGGCCCGGCACTGGGCTCGGGCCCACCCGCAGATGCCGACAGGCACGACCGTACGACAGGCAGACGCACCCAGGGAGGTCGCGACGTGAGCAGCCCGGACCTGCCGGACCGTACCCCGGCCGGCGACGAAATCCCCGCCCCGGACGTCACCGGGGAGGACAACCTCGACCTGCCCGACTCCGAGATTCCCGACGAGGAAGCCGATCTCGACCTGCCGGACGCCGGCGACGTCCCGCAGGACCTGAGCGAGGAGGAGCCGGACGTCATCCTCGAACCCGACGTCGAGGCAGCGCGCGACGTGTCCGCGGACGCGGGCTACGACCCCCTGGTCACCGACGAGCTGCGCCCGGAGTCCGACGTCACCGAGTTCGAGCCGCCGGACCGGCTCAGCCGCGAAACCCAGCGGCGCCCGACCGACGATGACGACGAGCGCGGTGACACCCTCGACCAGCGCCTCGCGGCGGAGATTCCGGACCCGGCGATGGAGATCGATGACGACGACCGGTGAGGGGGGTGAGGGCCTCACCGGCCCGCGCCGGCAGGTGGAGGGAGCGGGCCGATG containing:
- a CDS encoding ATP-dependent Clp protease proteolytic subunit, coding for MGHYTIPNVIERTHTGERATDLFSRLLSERIIFLGTEIDDDVANVVMAQLIHLEAASPSQDISLYINSPGGSFSALMGIYDTMQFVLPDVSTMCLGQASSAATVLLAGGAPGKRLALRHSRIALHQPATRGQGALSDLQLQAAEVARVRTLMLEVLNRHTGRSMEALRADTDRERVFDAEEAMAYGLIDEVLVHRSDDPDLS